The following are from one region of the Pelagibius sp. CAU 1746 genome:
- a CDS encoding HAMP domain-containing sensor histidine kinase: MDPFLIIKALNVAVLVIIGGALFGFWRSADRTPWLLHWSAYEFALAVAVIVDRNMLPASLAVGVAVPLLLLGIFGYRKKVRPPRYTFLLLFAAIALPGYGLAEVLGKTEGYVYLSACIAAGYLAAAAMFIREGGGLNMLIAGAFLGRTASILLYPLWEAFGMVYAAYAIGQVFTLAAGVGMLMAGFAKAYNALKKHEQELIQSYNNSEELMLRLERRNQEYLEARQNAEAANTAKSQFLANMSHELRTPLNAILGFSEVLAVLPREQAIHKMADYARNIHEAASGLQAIISDILNLSRVEAGALDVQRGECDLSGMFADLQRILRPLADEKQISLVIESGDACLGLCDERLTRQILINGLSNAIKYTQRGGRVVCRTDIDGPWAVATVEDNGIGIDDERIAKVFEPFWQEGNNFLAENQGVGLGLTIARSYAQAQDGKIEIKRAAAGGTVFRLYLPAKIAKTEFTHATPPKSAVS; this comes from the coding sequence ATGGATCCCTTCCTCATCATCAAGGCGCTGAACGTCGCCGTGCTGGTGATCATCGGCGGCGCACTCTTCGGGTTCTGGCGCTCGGCCGACCGCACGCCCTGGCTGCTGCACTGGAGCGCCTACGAGTTCGCCCTGGCGGTGGCGGTCATCGTCGACCGCAACATGCTGCCGGCCTCCCTGGCGGTGGGCGTGGCCGTGCCGCTGCTGCTGCTCGGCATCTTCGGCTACCGCAAGAAGGTCCGGCCGCCGCGCTACACCTTCCTGCTGCTCTTCGCCGCCATCGCCCTGCCCGGCTATGGCCTGGCCGAAGTGCTGGGCAAGACCGAAGGCTACGTCTATCTGAGCGCCTGCATCGCCGCCGGCTACCTCGCCGCCGCCGCGATGTTCATCCGCGAGGGCGGCGGCCTCAACATGCTCATCGCCGGCGCCTTCCTCGGCCGCACCGCCTCCATCCTGCTCTACCCCCTGTGGGAAGCCTTCGGCATGGTCTATGCCGCTTATGCCATCGGGCAGGTCTTCACCCTTGCCGCCGGCGTCGGCATGCTGATGGCGGGCTTCGCGAAGGCCTACAACGCCTTGAAGAAGCACGAGCAGGAGCTGATCCAGTCCTACAACAACAGCGAAGAGCTCATGCTGCGCCTGGAGCGGCGTAACCAGGAATACCTGGAAGCGCGCCAGAACGCCGAGGCCGCCAACACCGCGAAATCCCAGTTCCTCGCCAACATGAGCCATGAACTGCGCACGCCGCTGAACGCCATCCTCGGCTTCTCGGAGGTTCTGGCGGTGCTGCCGAGAGAACAGGCCATCCACAAGATGGCCGACTATGCGCGCAACATCCACGAAGCCGCCAGCGGCCTGCAGGCCATCATCAGCGACATTCTCAATCTATCCCGCGTCGAGGCGGGGGCGCTGGACGTTCAGCGGGGCGAATGCGACCTCTCCGGCATGTTCGCCGACCTGCAGCGCATTCTCCGGCCCTTGGCCGACGAAAAGCAGATTTCTCTGGTCATCGAAAGCGGGGATGCCTGCCTCGGGCTCTGCGACGAGCGCCTGACCCGGCAGATCCTGATCAACGGCCTGTCCAATGCCATCAAGTACACCCAGCGCGGCGGCCGTGTGGTCTGCCGCACGGACATCGACGGCCCCTGGGCCGTAGCGACGGTCGAAGACAACGGTATCGGCATCGACGACGAACGAATCGCCAAGGTCTTCGAACCGTTCTGGCAGGAGGGCAACAACTTCCTGGCCGAGAACCAGGGCGTCGGACTGGGCCTGACGATCGCCCGCTCCTATGCCCAGGCCCAGGACGGCAAGATCGAGATCAAGCGCGCTGCGGCAGGCGGCACGGTCTTCCGGCTGTATTTGCCCGCGAAGATTGCCAAGACTGAATTCACACACGCAACCCCTCCGAAATCCGCCGTCTCCTAG
- a CDS encoding HAMP domain-containing sensor histidine kinase: MDPSELIKLLNLAMFLVIGCALLVFWRISKGRAFLLHWSVYEFSLAASIFFSNNLLASSIAVALGVPILLAGVLGYRRQRQPPPYVFALLALAIVLPINIIAAVFGTRYGVFYLTSSIALGHVAATVLFIIEGRALNYFIAATFAYRSVNAFTFSMWIGTAFAPYGLAANQLVVLCGGIAMLIAGFAKTYRELKDREQELAEAYRRTESLMQDLEWRNTEYAQARREAEAANAAKSQFLANMSHELRTPLNAVLGFSEMLIVLPRERALKEMTRYAGHIHEAASGLRLIIDDILDISRVEAGALQLKDEACDLGQILNDCLRLIGPLANDKEITVSGLSGPPCPVRCDYRLTKQALINGLSNAVKFTQRRGEITCRVERDGEMAVVTVEDNGIGIDDKGIAKAFDPFWQEGNNFLAENKGVGLGLTIARSYVAAQGGAVEVARAGERGTIFRLSLPLAGSRSQDMRGAAGT; the protein is encoded by the coding sequence ATGGACCCTTCGGAGCTGATCAAGCTGCTCAACCTCGCCATGTTTCTGGTGATCGGCTGTGCGCTCCTGGTCTTTTGGCGAATCTCGAAGGGCCGCGCCTTTCTGCTCCATTGGAGCGTTTACGAATTCTCGCTCGCGGCGAGCATCTTCTTTTCGAACAATCTGCTCGCCTCTTCCATCGCGGTAGCCCTGGGCGTCCCGATCCTGCTCGCCGGCGTGCTGGGCTACCGGCGGCAGCGTCAGCCGCCACCCTACGTCTTCGCCCTGCTGGCCCTGGCGATCGTACTGCCGATCAACATCATCGCCGCGGTCTTCGGCACGCGCTACGGCGTCTTCTACCTCACCTCCTCGATCGCCCTGGGCCATGTCGCGGCCACCGTTCTCTTCATCATCGAGGGGCGCGCGCTCAACTACTTCATCGCGGCGACCTTCGCTTACCGTTCGGTCAACGCCTTTACCTTCTCGATGTGGATCGGCACCGCCTTCGCGCCCTACGGCCTGGCGGCCAACCAACTGGTCGTCTTGTGCGGCGGAATCGCCATGCTGATCGCCGGCTTCGCCAAGACCTATCGCGAACTGAAGGATAGAGAGCAGGAACTGGCCGAAGCCTATCGAAGGACCGAGTCCCTGATGCAGGACCTGGAATGGAGAAACACGGAGTATGCCCAGGCCCGCAGAGAAGCCGAAGCCGCGAACGCCGCCAAATCCCAGTTCCTCGCCAACATGAGCCACGAACTGCGGACGCCGCTCAATGCCGTGCTCGGTTTCTCCGAGATGCTGATCGTCCTGCCGCGGGAACGGGCCCTGAAGGAGATGACCCGCTATGCCGGCCACATCCATGAAGCGGCCAGCGGCTTGCGGCTCATCATCGACGACATCCTGGATATCTCCCGCGTCGAGGCAGGGGCGCTGCAATTGAAGGACGAAGCCTGCGATCTGGGCCAGATCCTGAACGACTGCCTGCGCCTCATCGGCCCGCTGGCCAACGACAAGGAAATCACCGTCTCGGGCCTTTCCGGCCCGCCCTGCCCGGTGCGATGCGACTACCGCCTGACGAAACAGGCCTTGATCAACGGCCTGTCGAATGCAGTGAAGTTCACGCAGCGGCGCGGCGAGATTACCTGCCGTGTCGAACGCGACGGCGAGATGGCGGTGGTCACCGTCGAAGACAACGGCATCGGCATCGACGACAAGGGGATCGCCAAAGCCTTCGATCCCTTCTGGCAGGAGGGCAACAACTTCCTGGCCGAAAACAAGGGGGTCGGCCTGGGCCTGACCATCGCGCGCTCCTATGTCGCGGCCCAGGGCGGCGCGGTCGAGGTCGCGCGCGCGGGCGAGAGGGGCACCATATTCCGCCTCAGCCTGCCGCTTGCAGGGTCCCGGTCCCAGGACATGAGGGGCGCCGCCGGGACCTGA
- a CDS encoding AraC family transcriptional regulator, with protein MSKRESTYQAWLGRFTRVADHVADNLDAPLDLIRLAEIACLSPYHFQRCWLAFTGETLAQMVTRLRLHRAAGELLRDDTAVETIGRRAGYGSAAAFTRAFARAYGRPPAAYRAAGRISPPLSINQKPEGDLRMFEVRIEDTEPLTLAAAHHLGDYMEIEKTFNRVMAHFAAKGALGKGPLQGPPRMIGVYYDDPDQVPRAELRADAGLVVPPDTEVEDPITLVELPGGPHAVLRFKGPYAELDGAYRWLYGTWLPQSGREPADAACFEDYLTNPREVPAAENVTEIHLPLKA; from the coding sequence ATGAGCAAGCGTGAATCGACCTATCAGGCCTGGCTGGGCCGCTTCACCCGTGTCGCCGACCACGTCGCCGACAACCTCGACGCGCCGCTCGACCTGATCCGCCTGGCGGAAATCGCTTGCCTGTCCCCCTACCATTTCCAGCGCTGCTGGCTCGCCTTCACCGGCGAAACCCTGGCGCAGATGGTGACCCGCCTGCGGCTGCACCGCGCAGCGGGGGAACTCCTCCGCGACGACACGGCCGTGGAGACCATCGGCCGGAGAGCCGGCTATGGGTCCGCCGCCGCTTTCACACGGGCCTTCGCCCGCGCCTATGGGCGGCCGCCCGCCGCGTATCGCGCCGCGGGCCGGATATCGCCGCCCCTGTCGATCAACCAGAAACCTGAAGGAGACCTTCGCATGTTCGAAGTACGTATCGAAGACACCGAGCCCCTGACCCTCGCCGCCGCGCATCATCTGGGCGACTACATGGAAATCGAAAAGACCTTCAACCGCGTCATGGCTCACTTCGCCGCAAAAGGAGCCCTGGGCAAGGGTCCGCTGCAGGGTCCGCCGCGCATGATCGGCGTCTACTACGACGATCCCGACCAGGTCCCCCGGGCCGAACTGCGCGCCGACGCCGGCCTGGTGGTGCCGCCGGATACCGAGGTCGAAGATCCCATCACGCTGGTCGAACTGCCGGGCGGCCCCCATGCCGTCCTGCGCTTCAAAGGTCCCTACGCGGAGCTGGACGGCGCCTACCGCTGGCTCTATGGCACCTGGCTGCCGCAGAGCGGGCGGGAGCCGGCGGATGCCGCCTGCTTCGAGGACTACCTGACCAACCCGCGCGAAGTGCCGGCGGCGGAGAACGTCACCGAGATCCATCTGCCCCTGAAAGCCTGA